Proteins encoded in a region of the Mycolicibacterium duvalii genome:
- a CDS encoding TIGR02234 family membrane protein, with protein MIRVAQLLLVLAAVALWVGSRLTWVEVNSFDGLGQPRTTDLNGAAWSTALLPLALLLLAAAAAALAVRGWPLRVLSVLVAAASAGMGYLAIGLWVIPDVAPRAVRLADLPVWELLDTERHYLGAVVTLGAAVLSLVGAVLLMRAAARPRADTARYSRRAAPADGPASAMSERAIWDALDEGADPTRDTPDPDTRGGDR; from the coding sequence GTGATCAGGGTCGCGCAGCTGCTGCTGGTCCTGGCCGCGGTCGCGCTGTGGGTCGGCTCCCGGTTGACCTGGGTCGAGGTGAACTCGTTCGACGGGCTGGGCCAGCCCCGGACGACCGACCTCAACGGGGCGGCCTGGTCGACGGCGCTGTTGCCGCTGGCGCTGTTGCTGCTCGCGGCGGCGGCCGCGGCCCTGGCTGTGCGCGGCTGGCCGTTGCGGGTGCTGTCGGTGCTGGTAGCCGCGGCGAGCGCGGGCATGGGTTATCTGGCGATCGGTTTGTGGGTCATCCCCGATGTCGCCCCGCGCGCGGTGCGCTTGGCCGACCTGCCCGTCTGGGAACTGCTCGACACCGAGCGGCACTATCTCGGCGCCGTGGTGACCCTGGGCGCCGCCGTCCTGTCGTTGGTGGGGGCGGTGCTGTTGATGCGTGCCGCGGCGCGCCCGCGCGCGGATACCGCGCGGTACTCGCGCCGGGCGGCGCCGGCCGACGGTCCCGCGTCGGCGATGTCGGAGCGAGCGATCTGGGACGCCCTCGACGAGGGCGCCGATCCGACCCGCGACACACCCGACCCGGACACCAGGGGCGGTGATCGGTGA
- a CDS encoding anthranilate synthase component I, with the protein MQTTATLSATTTREDFRALAAEHRVVPVTRKVLADSETPLSAYRKLAANRPGTFLLESAENGRSWSRWSFIGAGAPSALTVRDGEAGWLGAIPRDAPSGGDPLAALRATLELLGTAALPGLPPLSSGLVGYFAYDFVRRLERLPELTVDDLGLPDMVLLLATDIAAVDHHEGTITLIANAVNWNGTDEHVDRAYDAAVARLNVMTAALAEPLPSTVATFDRPAPIHRAQRTVEEYTAIVDKLVADIEAGEAFQVVPSQRFEMDTDADPLDVYRMLRVSNPSPYMYLLNVPNAEGGLDFSIVGSSPEALVTVKDGRATTHPIAGTRWRGDSEEEDLLLEKELLADEKERAEHLMLVDLGRNDLGRVCRPGTVRVEDYSHIERYSHVMHLVSTVTGLLADGKTALDAVTACFPAGTLSGAPKVRAMELIEEVEKTRRGLYGGVLGYLDFAGNADFAIAIRTALMRNGTAYVQAGGGVVADSNGPYEYTEASNKARAVLSAIAAAETLSEP; encoded by the coding sequence GTGCAGACGACCGCGACCCTCAGTGCGACCACGACGCGCGAGGACTTCCGGGCGCTGGCTGCCGAGCACCGTGTGGTGCCGGTGACCCGCAAGGTGCTGGCCGACAGCGAGACGCCGCTGTCGGCCTACCGCAAGCTGGCCGCCAACCGTCCTGGAACGTTCCTCCTGGAGTCCGCGGAGAACGGTCGGTCGTGGTCGCGGTGGTCGTTCATCGGTGCCGGCGCCCCGTCGGCTCTGACGGTGCGGGACGGCGAAGCCGGGTGGCTGGGCGCCATCCCCCGGGACGCTCCGTCCGGCGGCGACCCGCTGGCGGCACTGCGGGCCACGCTGGAGCTGTTGGGGACCGCGGCGCTGCCCGGGCTGCCACCGCTGTCGTCTGGCCTGGTCGGTTACTTCGCCTACGACTTCGTCCGGCGGCTCGAACGGCTCCCCGAGCTGACCGTCGACGACCTCGGCCTGCCCGACATGGTGCTGCTGCTGGCCACCGACATCGCCGCGGTCGACCATCACGAGGGCACCATCACCTTGATCGCCAACGCGGTGAACTGGAACGGGACCGACGAACACGTCGATCGGGCCTACGACGCCGCGGTGGCCCGACTGAACGTGATGACCGCGGCGCTGGCCGAGCCCCTGCCCTCGACGGTGGCCACCTTCGATCGGCCGGCCCCGATCCACCGCGCACAACGCACGGTCGAGGAGTACACCGCGATCGTCGACAAACTCGTCGCCGACATCGAGGCCGGTGAGGCGTTCCAGGTGGTGCCGTCGCAGCGGTTCGAGATGGACACCGACGCGGACCCTCTCGATGTCTACCGGATGCTGCGGGTGTCCAACCCCAGTCCCTACATGTATCTGCTGAACGTGCCCAACGCCGAAGGCGGACTGGACTTCTCGATCGTCGGGTCCAGCCCGGAGGCGCTGGTGACCGTGAAGGACGGGCGCGCCACGACCCATCCGATCGCGGGCACGCGGTGGCGGGGGGACAGCGAGGAAGAGGACCTGCTGCTGGAGAAGGAGCTGCTGGCCGACGAGAAGGAACGCGCCGAGCACCTGATGCTGGTCGACCTCGGCCGCAACGACCTGGGCCGGGTGTGCCGCCCCGGCACTGTGCGCGTCGAGGACTACAGCCACATCGAGCGCTACAGCCACGTCATGCACCTGGTGTCGACGGTGACCGGACTGCTCGCCGACGGCAAGACGGCACTGGACGCGGTGACCGCGTGTTTCCCCGCGGGCACTCTGTCGGGTGCGCCGAAGGTGCGCGCGATGGAGCTGATCGAAGAGGTCGAGAAGACCCGCCGCGGCCTCTACGGCGGTGTCCTGGGCTATCTGGACTTCGCCGGCAACGCCGACTTCGCGATCGCGATCCGCACTGCGCTGATGCGCAACGGCACCGCCTACGTGCAGGCCGGCGGCGGTGTGGTCGCCGACTCGAACGGTCCGTACGAGTACACCGAGGCGTCGAACAAGGCGCGGGCGGTGTTGAGCGCGATCGCCGCCGCCGAGACCTTGAGCGAACCGTGA
- a CDS encoding peroxiredoxin: MKAGDRVAEFELPDQTGTPRRLTDLLSAGPMVLFFYPAAMTPGCTKEACHFRDLAAEFAAVGATTVGISADPVDKQAKFAHQQGFGYPLLSDADGAVAAQFGVKRGLLGKLMPVKRSTFVIDTDRTVIDVISSEFSMDVHADKALEVLRRRTTA; the protein is encoded by the coding sequence CTGAAAGCCGGTGATCGGGTGGCCGAGTTCGAGCTGCCCGACCAGACGGGTACACCGCGGCGGCTGACCGACCTGCTCTCCGCCGGTCCGATGGTGCTGTTCTTCTACCCGGCGGCGATGACGCCGGGCTGCACGAAGGAGGCCTGTCACTTCCGCGACCTGGCCGCCGAGTTCGCGGCGGTCGGCGCCACCACGGTGGGCATCAGCGCCGACCCGGTGGACAAGCAGGCCAAGTTCGCCCATCAGCAGGGGTTCGGTTACCCGCTGCTGTCCGACGCCGACGGCGCGGTGGCCGCGCAGTTCGGGGTCAAACGCGGGCTGCTGGGCAAGTTGATGCCGGTGAAGCGCTCGACGTTCGTCATCGACACCGACCGCACGGTGATCGATGTCATCAGCAGCGAGTTCAGCATGGATGTGCACGCCGACAAGGCCCTCGAGGTGCTGCGGCGGCGCACGACGGCCTGA
- the hisI gene encoding phosphoribosyl-AMP cyclohydrolase: MSLDPAIASRLKRNTDGLVTAVVQERGTGQVLMVAWMDDDALARTLETREATYFSRSRGEQWVKGATSGHTQYVHSVRLDCDGDTVLLEVDQVGGACHTGDHTCFDAGRLLGPEA, from the coding sequence ATGAGCCTCGACCCGGCGATCGCGTCGCGCCTGAAGCGCAACACCGACGGATTGGTCACCGCGGTCGTACAGGAACGCGGCACCGGTCAGGTCCTGATGGTCGCGTGGATGGACGACGACGCGCTCGCGCGCACGCTGGAAACCCGTGAGGCGACCTATTTCTCGCGGTCGCGTGGCGAGCAGTGGGTCAAGGGCGCGACCTCGGGACACACGCAGTACGTGCACTCGGTGCGCCTGGACTGCGACGGCGACACCGTGCTGCTCGAAGTCGACCAGGTCGGCGGCGCCTGCCACACCGGGGACCACACCTGCTTCGACGCCGGCCGGCTGCTCGGCCCGGAGGCCTGA
- the hisF gene encoding imidazole glycerol phosphate synthase subunit HisF — protein sequence MSASSDVATRVIPCLDVDAGRVVKGVNFANLRDAGDPVELAAVYDAEGADELTFLDVTASSSGRATMLDVVQRTADQVFIPLTVGGGVRSVDDVDVLLRAGADKVSVNTAAIARPELLSELSRRFGSQCIVLSVDARTVPEGSPPTSSGWEVTTHGGRRGTGIDAVEWAVRGAELGVGEILLNSMDFDGTKAGFDLKMLRAVRGAVSVPVIASGGAGAVEHFAPAVHAGADAVLAASVFHFRQLTIGQVKAAMAAEGITVR from the coding sequence GTGAGCGCATCCAGCGACGTGGCCACACGGGTGATTCCGTGCCTGGACGTCGACGCCGGCCGGGTGGTCAAGGGTGTGAACTTCGCCAACCTGCGCGACGCCGGCGACCCCGTCGAACTGGCCGCCGTCTACGACGCCGAAGGTGCCGACGAGCTGACCTTCCTCGACGTGACCGCATCGTCATCCGGTCGCGCCACCATGCTCGATGTGGTGCAGCGCACCGCCGATCAGGTGTTCATCCCGCTCACCGTCGGTGGCGGGGTCCGTTCGGTCGACGACGTCGACGTGCTGCTGCGGGCCGGCGCGGACAAGGTGTCGGTCAACACCGCGGCCATCGCTCGCCCGGAGTTGCTCTCCGAGCTGTCCCGCCGGTTCGGTTCCCAGTGCATCGTGCTGTCCGTCGACGCCCGCACCGTGCCGGAGGGATCACCTCCGACGTCGTCGGGATGGGAGGTCACCACCCACGGTGGGCGGCGCGGTACCGGCATCGACGCGGTGGAGTGGGCCGTGCGCGGCGCCGAGCTGGGGGTGGGCGAGATCCTGCTCAACTCGATGGACTTCGACGGCACCAAGGCCGGCTTCGATCTGAAGATGCTGCGCGCCGTGCGTGGCGCGGTCTCGGTCCCGGTGATCGCCAGCGGCGGGGCCGGCGCGGTCGAGCACTTCGCCCCCGCGGTCCACGCCGGCGCGGATGCGGTGCTGGCGGCCAGTGTGTTCCACTTCCGGCAACTGACCATCGGGCAGGTCAAAGCAGCGATGGCGGCCGAAGGGATCACCGTGCGATGA
- a CDS encoding inositol monophosphatase family protein — translation MLDSHQLAELLGTAAGILDAASSQFVNGHRADSAVEKKGNDFATDVDLALEKRITAELTRLTGIGVHGEEFGGEALDAAQVWVLDPIDGTFNYAAGLPMAAMLLALLVDGEPVLGLTWLPFTAQRYTALVDGPVHCNDQPVEKLRPAALADVVVATGTYNIDSRGRYPGRYRAAMLANLSRECSRMRMHGSTGIDFAYVAAGILGGAISFGHHVWDHAAGVALVRAAGGVVTDLAGKPWTIESPSALVAAPGVHERMLELIGAAGDPEDYR, via the coding sequence ATGCTCGATTCGCATCAGCTGGCCGAGCTGCTGGGCACTGCCGCCGGCATCCTCGACGCGGCGTCGTCGCAGTTCGTCAACGGTCATCGCGCCGACTCCGCCGTCGAGAAGAAGGGCAATGACTTCGCCACCGACGTCGACCTGGCTCTGGAGAAGCGCATCACCGCCGAGCTGACCCGGCTCACCGGCATCGGCGTGCACGGCGAGGAGTTCGGCGGCGAGGCGCTCGACGCCGCGCAGGTGTGGGTGCTCGACCCCATCGACGGCACCTTCAACTACGCCGCGGGCCTGCCGATGGCCGCGATGCTGTTGGCGCTGCTGGTCGACGGTGAACCGGTGCTCGGGTTGACGTGGTTACCGTTCACCGCGCAGCGCTACACCGCGCTGGTCGACGGTCCGGTGCACTGCAACGACCAGCCGGTGGAGAAGCTGCGGCCCGCCGCGCTGGCCGACGTGGTCGTCGCGACGGGCACCTACAACATCGACTCCCGTGGCCGCTACCCGGGCCGCTACCGCGCAGCCATGCTGGCGAACCTGAGCCGGGAATGCTCCCGGATGCGCATGCACGGCTCGACGGGCATCGACTTCGCCTACGTCGCGGCCGGAATCCTGGGCGGCGCCATCAGTTTCGGCCACCACGTGTGGGATCACGCCGCCGGGGTGGCGCTGGTGCGAGCCGCCGGCGGAGTCGTCACCGATCTCGCCGGGAAGCCCTGGACCATCGAGTCGCCGTCGGCGTTGGTCGCGGCTCCGGGCGTGCACGAGCGGATGCTCGAACTCATCGGTGCCGCCGGCGACCCGGAGGACTACCGGTGA
- the priA gene encoding bifunctional 1-(5-phosphoribosyl)-5-((5-phosphoribosylamino)methylideneamino)imidazole-4-carboxamide isomerase/phosphoribosylanthranilate isomerase PriA — protein MTSVNPSSSKSSALILLPAVDVVEGRAVRLVQGQAGSETAYGSALDAAMTWQRDGAEWIHLVDLDAAFGRGSNRELLAEVVGKLDVAVELSGGIRDDESLTAALATGCARVNLGTAALENPQWCAKVVAEHGEKVAVGLDVKIVDGAHRLRGRGWETDGGDLWTVLERLDREGCSRFVVTDVTKDGTLNGPNLELLTQVCERTDAPVIASGGVSSLDDLRAIATLTGHGVEGAIVGKALYAERFTLPQALAAVSR, from the coding sequence TTGACCAGCGTGAATCCGAGTTCTTCGAAATCCTCCGCGCTGATCCTGCTGCCCGCTGTGGACGTGGTGGAGGGCCGCGCGGTGCGGTTGGTGCAGGGACAGGCCGGCAGCGAGACCGCCTACGGTTCGGCGCTGGACGCGGCGATGACGTGGCAGCGCGACGGCGCCGAATGGATTCACCTGGTCGACCTCGACGCCGCGTTCGGCCGGGGCTCCAACCGCGAACTGCTCGCCGAGGTGGTCGGCAAGCTCGACGTCGCCGTCGAGCTGTCCGGCGGTATCCGCGACGACGAATCGCTGACGGCCGCGCTGGCCACCGGGTGCGCACGGGTGAACCTCGGCACCGCCGCACTGGAGAATCCGCAGTGGTGCGCCAAGGTGGTCGCCGAGCACGGCGAGAAGGTGGCCGTCGGGCTGGACGTCAAGATTGTCGACGGAGCCCACCGGCTCCGCGGACGCGGCTGGGAGACCGACGGCGGTGACCTGTGGACCGTGCTGGAACGCCTTGACCGCGAAGGCTGTTCACGATTCGTCGTGACCGATGTCACCAAGGACGGCACCCTCAATGGTCCCAACCTCGAGCTGCTGACGCAGGTGTGCGAGCGCACCGACGCGCCCGTCATCGCCTCCGGCGGTGTGTCCAGCCTCGACGACCTGCGCGCGATCGCGACCCTGACCGGACACGGTGTAGAGGGCGCGATCGTGGGCAAGGCGCTCTACGCCGAACGTTTCACGCTGCCGCAGGCGCTGGCCGCGGTCAGTCGGTGA
- the hisH gene encoding imidazole glycerol phosphate synthase subunit HisH, whose protein sequence is MTKKLVVLDYGSGNLRSAQRALERVGADVEVTADPASAMAADGLVVPGVGAFEACMAGLRSIDGERIIADRLAAGRPVLGVCVGMQILFSRGVEFGVETTGCRQWPGSVVRIDAPVIPHMGWNVVDAPTDSVLFAGLDADTRFYFVHSYAAQQWEGDADASLTWATHHVPFLAAVEDGALSATQFHPEKSGDAGAQLLSNWVGALS, encoded by the coding sequence GTGACAAAGAAACTCGTGGTGCTCGACTACGGTTCGGGCAACCTGCGTTCGGCCCAGCGCGCGCTGGAGCGGGTCGGTGCCGACGTGGAGGTGACAGCTGACCCGGCGTCCGCGATGGCCGCCGACGGTCTGGTGGTGCCCGGTGTCGGTGCCTTCGAGGCCTGCATGGCCGGGCTGCGCTCCATCGACGGGGAGAGGATCATCGCCGACCGGTTGGCTGCGGGTCGACCGGTGCTCGGGGTGTGTGTCGGTATGCAGATCCTGTTCTCCCGCGGCGTCGAGTTCGGCGTCGAGACCACCGGCTGCCGGCAGTGGCCGGGATCGGTGGTGCGCATCGATGCCCCGGTCATCCCGCACATGGGCTGGAACGTCGTCGACGCACCGACCGACAGCGTGCTGTTCGCCGGTCTGGACGCAGACACCCGCTTCTATTTCGTGCACTCCTACGCGGCCCAACAGTGGGAGGGCGACGCGGATGCGTCGCTGACCTGGGCCACCCACCACGTGCCGTTTCTGGCCGCGGTCGAGGACGGAGCGCTGTCGGCCACCCAGTTCCACCCGGAGAAGAGCGGGGACGCCGGTGCTCAATTGCTCTCCAACTGGGTCGGGGCGCTAAGTTGA
- the hisB gene encoding imidazoleglycerol-phosphate dehydratase HisB produces MDRRASVTRTTKESAIVVDLNLDGTGVVSVDTGVPFFDHMLTSLGSHASFDLTVKATGDIEIEGHHTIEDTAIVLGQALGQALGDKRGIRRFGDAFIPMDETLAHAAVDVSGRPYFVHTGEPEYMVEFTIAGSAAPYHTVVNRHVFESLAFNARIALHVRTLYGRDPHHITEAQYKAVARALRHAVEYDDRVSGVPSTKGTL; encoded by the coding sequence ATTGATCGCCGTGCGTCCGTCACACGCACCACCAAAGAGTCCGCCATCGTCGTCGACCTGAATCTCGACGGCACCGGAGTCGTCAGCGTCGACACCGGGGTGCCGTTCTTCGATCACATGCTCACCTCGCTGGGCAGTCACGCCAGCTTCGACCTGACCGTCAAGGCCACCGGGGACATTGAGATCGAGGGCCACCACACGATCGAGGACACCGCCATCGTGCTGGGTCAGGCGCTGGGCCAGGCGCTGGGGGACAAGCGCGGCATCCGCCGCTTCGGCGATGCGTTCATCCCGATGGACGAGACCCTCGCGCACGCGGCCGTCGACGTGTCCGGGCGGCCCTACTTCGTGCACACCGGTGAACCCGAGTACATGGTGGAATTCACCATCGCCGGTTCCGCGGCGCCGTATCACACCGTGGTCAACCGGCACGTGTTCGAGTCGCTGGCCTTCAATGCCCGCATCGCGCTGCATGTGCGCACGCTCTACGGACGCGATCCACACCACATCACCGAAGCGCAATACAAGGCCGTCGCCCGCGCGCTGCGCCACGCGGTCGAGTACGACGACCGGGTCAGCGGTGTGCCGTCGACCAAAGGCACGCTGTGA
- a CDS encoding histidinol-phosphate transaminase, with translation MSPITLEDLPLRDDLRGKSPYGAPQLTVPVRLNTNENPHPPTEALIEDVAASVRAAAAELHRYPDRDAVALRADLARYLTQQTGFPVGVDNVWAANGSNEILQQLLQAFGGPGRSAIGFVPSYSMHPIIADGTQTTWLVANRAEDFSLDPAAAARAIKEHNPDVVFVASPNNPSGQSVTHDDLRELLDALSAQPGGILILDEAYGEFSSQPSAVGLIDQYPTKLVVTRTMSKAFAFAGGRLGYLVATPAVIDAMLLVRLPYHLSSLTQAAARAALRHADDTLGSVATLIAERERVARELQTLGFRVVPSDANFLMFGEFSDAHATWQRYLDDGVLIRDVGIPGYLRTTIGLADENDALLAASARIGAS, from the coding sequence GTGAGCCCGATCACCCTCGAGGACCTGCCGCTGCGCGACGACCTGCGCGGCAAGTCACCGTACGGCGCGCCGCAACTGACGGTGCCGGTGCGGTTGAACACCAACGAGAATCCGCATCCGCCCACCGAGGCGCTGATCGAGGACGTCGCGGCGTCGGTGCGTGCCGCCGCCGCCGAGCTGCACCGCTACCCCGACCGCGACGCGGTGGCACTGCGCGCCGACCTGGCCCGCTACCTGACACAGCAGACGGGGTTCCCGGTCGGGGTCGACAACGTCTGGGCGGCCAACGGGTCCAACGAGATCCTGCAGCAGCTGCTGCAGGCGTTCGGCGGCCCGGGCCGCAGCGCGATCGGTTTCGTGCCGTCGTATTCGATGCATCCGATCATCGCCGACGGCACCCAGACCACTTGGCTGGTGGCCAACCGCGCCGAGGACTTCAGCCTCGACCCCGCCGCGGCGGCGCGTGCGATCAAAGAGCACAACCCCGACGTGGTCTTCGTCGCCAGCCCGAACAACCCGTCGGGCCAGAGCGTCACCCACGACGACCTGCGGGAGCTGCTGGACGCGCTGTCGGCGCAACCCGGCGGCATCCTGATCCTCGACGAGGCCTACGGCGAATTCTCGTCTCAGCCCAGCGCCGTCGGCCTGATCGACCAGTACCCGACCAAGCTGGTGGTGACGCGCACCATGAGCAAGGCGTTCGCGTTCGCGGGGGGCCGGCTGGGCTATCTGGTGGCGACACCGGCGGTGATCGACGCGATGCTGCTGGTGCGGCTGCCGTACCACCTGTCCTCGCTCACCCAGGCCGCGGCCCGCGCCGCGCTGCGGCACGCCGACGACACGCTGGGCAGCGTCGCCACCCTGATCGCCGAGCGAGAACGGGTGGCCCGGGAATTACAGACCCTGGGGTTCCGCGTTGTACCCAGCGACGCGAACTTCCTGATGTTCGGGGAGTTCTCCGACGCCCACGCGACATGGCAGCGCTATCTCGACGACGGCGTGCTCATCCGGGACGTGGGGATCCCCGGTTATCTACGAACCACGATCGGCCTTGCCGACGAGAACGACGCGCTGCTGGCCGCCAGCGCACGAATAGGAGCATCGTGA
- the hisD gene encoding histidinol dehydrogenase, producing MVSVNVSPRLLRRIDLRGTTLSAARLRSALPRGGVDVDAVVPKVRPIVDAVADRGAAAALEYGAAFDGVRPERVRVPAERLASALAELDPDVRAALDVAIERARAVHADQRRTETTTTLAPGATVTERWVPVERVGLYVPGGNAVYPSSVVMNVVPAQTAGVDSLVIASPPQSTNPDRFQGLPHPTILAAAALLGVEEVWAVGGAQAVALLAYGGTDTTGEELAPVDMITGPGNIYVTAAKRICRSAVGIDAEAGPTEIAILADHTADPSHVVADLISQAEHDEMAASVLVTPSPELADATDRELAVQLETTVHRQRVTAALSGEQSAIVLVDDLDAGVRAVNAYAAEHLEIQTVDAAGVAGRIRSAGAIFVGPYAPVSLGDYCAGSNHVLPTAGCARHSSGLSVQTFLRGIHVVDYTEAALKDVSGHVITLAQAENLPSHGEAVRRRFER from the coding sequence ATGGTCAGCGTGAATGTATCGCCAAGGCTCCTGCGGCGCATCGATCTGCGCGGCACGACGCTGTCGGCGGCCCGCCTGCGCTCGGCGCTGCCCCGCGGCGGTGTCGACGTCGACGCCGTCGTACCCAAAGTCCGGCCCATCGTCGACGCGGTCGCCGACCGCGGCGCCGCCGCGGCGCTGGAGTACGGCGCCGCCTTCGACGGCGTGCGGCCCGAGCGGGTGCGGGTACCCGCCGAGCGTCTTGCGTCGGCGCTGGCCGAGCTCGATCCCGACGTCCGCGCCGCGCTGGACGTCGCGATCGAGCGGGCCCGTGCCGTGCACGCCGACCAGCGGCGCACCGAGACCACCACCACCCTGGCCCCGGGCGCGACCGTCACCGAGCGCTGGGTGCCCGTCGAGCGCGTCGGGCTCTACGTGCCCGGCGGCAACGCCGTCTACCCGTCCAGCGTCGTGATGAACGTGGTCCCGGCCCAGACCGCCGGGGTGGACTCGCTGGTGATCGCCAGCCCGCCGCAGAGTACGAACCCCGACCGTTTCCAGGGCCTGCCGCACCCGACGATCCTGGCCGCGGCAGCGCTGCTCGGTGTCGAGGAGGTGTGGGCCGTCGGCGGGGCGCAGGCGGTCGCGCTGCTGGCCTACGGCGGCACCGACACCACGGGCGAGGAACTGGCTCCGGTGGACATGATCACCGGACCCGGCAACATCTACGTCACCGCCGCCAAGCGGATCTGCCGGTCGGCGGTCGGCATCGACGCCGAGGCCGGTCCGACCGAGATCGCGATCCTCGCCGATCACACCGCCGACCCGAGCCATGTCGTGGCCGATCTGATCAGCCAGGCCGAACACGACGAAATGGCGGCCAGCGTGCTGGTCACCCCCAGCCCCGAGCTCGCCGATGCCACCGATCGCGAACTGGCCGTGCAGCTGGAGACCACCGTGCACCGGCAGCGGGTGACCGCGGCACTGAGTGGGGAGCAGTCGGCGATCGTGCTGGTCGACGATCTCGACGCCGGCGTTCGCGCCGTGAACGCCTACGCCGCCGAGCACTTGGAGATCCAGACCGTCGATGCCGCCGGGGTGGCCGGCCGGATTCGTTCTGCAGGAGCGATTTTCGTCGGTCCGTACGCGCCGGTCAGCCTCGGCGACTACTGCGCCGGGTCCAATCACGTGCTGCCGACCGCAGGGTGCGCACGGCACTCCAGCGGACTGTCGGTGCAGACGTTCCTGCGCGGCATCCACGTCGTCGACTACACCGAGGCGGCTCTGAAAGACGTGTCGGGTCATGTCATCACGCTGGCCCAGGCCGAAAACCTGCCCAGCCACGGAGAAGCCGTTCGGCGGAGGTTCGAGCGGTGA
- a CDS encoding nitroreductase family deazaflavin-dependent oxidoreductase has protein sequence MSGQSSRNSHPNNAPGVPMIFPPWFERLQIKYINPLIRPFSKRVPGLGVIRHRGRTSGREYETIVTPYRKGSVLAIGLAHGKTNWVKNVLAAGEAEIQIGRNTLHLVRPRVLPAGTTDESLPRTARMLAKRSGVFVAEIA, from the coding sequence ATGTCCGGTCAGTCCAGCAGAAACAGCCACCCCAACAATGCGCCCGGCGTGCCGATGATCTTTCCGCCGTGGTTCGAGCGCCTGCAGATCAAGTACATCAATCCGCTGATCCGGCCGTTCTCGAAGCGGGTGCCCGGCCTCGGCGTGATCCGGCACCGGGGCCGCACGTCGGGCCGGGAGTACGAGACGATCGTCACGCCGTACCGCAAGGGCTCGGTACTGGCCATCGGCTTGGCCCACGGCAAGACCAACTGGGTCAAGAACGTGCTGGCGGCCGGTGAGGCCGAGATCCAGATCGGCCGCAACACGCTGCATCTGGTGCGGCCCCGCGTTCTCCCGGCCGGCACCACCGACGAGTCGTTGCCGCGGACCGCCCGGATGCTGGCCAAACGGTCAGGGGTTTTCGTCGCCGAGATCGCGTGA
- the nadC gene encoding carboxylating nicotinate-nucleotide diphosphorylase: MELTDAERADARAVITRALDEDLRYGPDVTTLATVAVDATTTASVVAREPGVLAGSELAMMVLDAVLGDGGYRVVHRRPDGTRLRAGEAALTVEAHTRGLLTAERTLLNLVCHLSGIATTTAAWVEAVEGTSAQIRDTRKTLPGLRTVQKYAVRVGGGVNHRMGLGDAALIKDNHVAAAGSVVAALRAVRAAAPDLPCEVEVDSLEQLDEVLAEGAELVLLDNFPVWQTQIAVQRRAAAGSHTMLESSGGLALENAADYAGTGVDYLAVGALTHSVQVLDLGLDL, encoded by the coding sequence ATGGAGCTCACCGACGCCGAACGCGCCGACGCACGCGCGGTGATCACCCGCGCGCTCGACGAAGACCTGCGCTACGGGCCCGATGTGACGACGCTGGCCACCGTGGCTGTCGACGCCACCACCACGGCGTCGGTGGTGGCGCGCGAACCCGGCGTCCTGGCCGGCTCGGAGCTGGCCATGATGGTGCTCGACGCGGTGCTCGGCGACGGCGGCTACCGCGTCGTGCACCGGCGACCGGACGGGACGCGGCTGCGCGCCGGGGAGGCCGCGCTGACCGTCGAGGCGCACACTCGGGGCCTGCTCACCGCCGAGCGCACGCTGTTGAACCTGGTGTGCCACCTGTCGGGCATCGCGACGACGACCGCGGCGTGGGTCGAGGCGGTCGAGGGAACCTCGGCGCAGATCCGGGACACCCGCAAGACCCTGCCCGGCCTGCGGACGGTGCAGAAGTACGCGGTCCGCGTCGGCGGCGGCGTCAACCACCGCATGGGCCTCGGCGACGCGGCGCTGATCAAGGACAACCACGTCGCCGCTGCCGGCTCGGTGGTCGCGGCACTGCGCGCCGTGCGCGCCGCGGCGCCGGATCTGCCGTGTGAAGTCGAGGTCGACTCGCTCGAGCAACTCGACGAGGTGCTCGCCGAGGGCGCGGAACTGGTCCTGCTGGACAACTTCCCGGTGTGGCAGACCCAGATCGCCGTGCAGCGGCGCGCCGCGGCCGGATCGCACACCATGCTCGAGTCCTCGGGCGGGCTGGCTTTGGAGAACGCCGCCGACTACGCCGGCACCGGGGTCGACTACCTGGCCGTCGGCGCGCTCACCCACTCGGTGCAGGTGCTGGACCTGGGGTTGGATCTGTAG